The DNA segment GCACGCGGTACGCGGCCTGGTGGAGCGACCTGAACCGCTGGCGCGACACCTACCCGCTCGGCTACGGCCAGCCCGAGAACGGTTCGCTCGCCCCGCAGCATGTCATCGAGCGCATCGGACAGCTCGCGCCCGAGGGCACGATCTTCGCCGCCGGCGTCGGCCAGCACCAGATGTGGGCCGCGCACTTCATCCAGTACGACAAGCCCGCGACCTGGCTGAACTCCGGCGGCGCCGGAACCATGGGCTACGCGGTCCCGGCCGCCATGGGCGCCAAGGCCGGCCGGCCGGACCGTACCGTCTGGGCGATCGACGGCGACGGCTGCTTCCAGATGACAAATCAGGAACTCACCACCTGCGCCCTGAACAACATCCCGATCAAGGTCGCCATCATCAACAACGGCGCCCTCGGGATGGTCCGCCAGTGGCAGACCCTCTTCTACAACCAGCGCTACTCCAACACCGTGCTGCACTCCGGCCCGGACAGCGCCGACCCGGAGGCCAGGGGCACGCGCGTGCCGGACTTCGTGAAGCTGTCCGAGGCCATGGGCTGCGTCGGCCTGCGCTGCGAGCGCCCGGAGGACCTGGACAAGGTCATCGAAGAGGCGAACTCCATCAACGACCGCCCCGTCGTCGTCGACTTCATCGTCCACGAGGACGCGATGGTGTGGCCGATGGTCGCCGCCGGCACCTCCAACGACGAGATCATGGCCGCCCGGGACGTCCGCCCCGACTTCGGCGACAACGAAGACGACTGAGCGAGAGAGACGTAAAAGATCATGTCCAAGCACACGCTCTCCGTCCTGGTGGAGAACACCCCGGGCATCCTCGCCCGGATCGCCGCCCTGTTCTCCCGCCGCGGCTTCAACATCGACTCGCTCGCGGTCGGCGTCACCGAGCACCCCGACATCTCCCGCATCACCATCGTGGTGGGTGTCGAGGACCTGCCGCTGGAGCAGGTGACCAAGCAGCTCAACAAGCTCGTCAACGTGCTGAAGATCGTCGAGCTGGAGCCCGGTCAGGCCGTTCAGCGCGAACTCGTTCTGGTGAAGGTGCGCGCCGACAACGAGACCCGCTCCCAGATCGTGGAGATCGTCAAGCTGTTCCGCGCCAAGACCGTCGACGTCTCCCCGGAGGCGGTCACCATCGAGGCCACCGGTTCCGGCGACAAGCTGTCCGCCATGCTCAAGATGCTCGAACCCTTCGGCATCAAGGAACTGGTCCAGTCGGGCACGATCGCCATCGGACGCGGCGCCCGCTCGATCACCGACCGGTCGCTGCGCGCACTCGACCGGTCCGCCTGAGCGGTGTCCGGTCGGCCGGGACAACACCCGCCGACCGGATGCCGAGACCCCCGGACTTCCCTTCCCCTCACCGCAATACGGTGGGACGCATCATCTGCACACCAAGGAGAGAACCCAAAGTGGCCGAGCTGTTCTACGACGCCGACGCAGACCTGTCCACCATCCAGGGCCGCAAGGTCGCGGTCATCGGCTACGGCAGCCAGGGCCACGCCCACGCCCTGTCGCTGCGGGACTCCGGTGCCGACGTCCGTGTCGGTCTGCCCGAGGGCTCCAAGTCCCGGGCCAAGGCCGAGGAGCAGGGCCTGCGCGTGGTCACGCCGGCGGAGGCCGCCGCCGAGGCCGACGTCATCATGATCCTCACCCCGGACCCGGTCCAGGCGAAGGTCTACGAGGAGTCCATCGCCCCGCACCTGAAGGACGGCGACGCGCTGTTCTTCGGCCACGGCTTCAACATCCGCTTCGGCTTCATCAAGCCCCCGGCCGGCGTGGACATCTGCATGGTCGCCCCCAAGGGCCCGGGCCACCTGGTGCGCCGCCAGTACGAGGAGGGGCGCGGCGTTCCCTGCATCGTCGCCGTCGAGCAGGACGCCTCCGGCGACGCCTTCGCGCTGGCCCTGTCGTACGCCAAGGCCATCGGCGGCACCCGTGCCGGCGTCATCAAGACGACCTTCACCGAGGAGACCGAGACCGACCTGTTCGGTGAGCAGGCCGTCCTGTGCGGTGGCGCCGCGGCCCTGGTCAAGGCGGGCTTCGAGACCCTGACCGAGGCCGGCTACCAGCCGGAGATCGCCTACTTCGAGTGCCTGCACGAGCTGAAGCTGATCGTGGACCTCATGTACGAGGGCGGCCTGGAGAAGATGCGCTGGTCCATCTCCGAGACCGCCGAGTGGGGCGACTACATCACCGGCCCGCGGATCATCACCGACGCCACCAAGGCCGAGATGAAGAAGGTCCTCACCGAGATCCAGGACGGCACCTTCGCCAAGAACTGGATGGACGAGTACCACGGCGGTCTGAAGAAGTACAACGAGTACAAGGACCAGGACTCCGAGCACCTGCTGGAGACCACCGGCAAGCAGCTGCGCAAGCTGATGTCGTGGGTGAACGACGAGGCGTGAGCGCCCCGCCCGGTGGTGGTGCGTCCCCGGCCGGGGGCACCACCACCGGCCCGCCCCAGGGAGACCCCGTACACAATGGAGTTTCTCGTCCGGGTGATCCTTCCGCAGTGGCGCAAAACGACGACCGTGGCGCCATTACACTGCTGCACACATACGCGTCAGGCCCACAGTGTCGTGCGTCTTCCACGCGGCTAGCACCCTCCACCGCCAGCGGCCGTCGGGACGGCCGTCCGCATTGGACTTGTGAGGACTCACGTGAGCTCGAAACCTGTCGTACTCATTGCTGAAGAGCTGTCGCCCGCGACCGTCGACGCGCTTGGTCCCGACTTCGAGATCAGGCACTGCAACGGTGCCGATCGGGCCGAGCTGCTCCCCGCCATCGCCGACGTCGACGCGATTCTGGTCCGTTCCGCCACCAAGGTCGACGCCGAGGCCATCGCCGCCGCGAAGAAGCTCCGGGTCGTCGCGCGGGCCGGTGTCGGCCTGGACAACGTCGACGTCGCCGCCGCCACCAAGGCCGGCGTGATGGTCGTCAACGCCCCGACCTCCAACATCGTCACGGCCGCCGAGCTCGCCTGCGGCCTGATCCTCGCCACCGCCCGCAACATTCCGCAGGCGAACTCGGCGCTGAAGAACGGCGAGTGGAAGCGCAGCAAGTACACCGGCGTGGAACTGGCCGAGAAGACCCTCGGCGTCGTCGGCCTCGGCCGCATCGGCGCGCTGGTCGCGCAGCGCATGTCCGCCTTCGGTATGAAGGTCGTCGCCTACGACCCCTACGTGCAGCCCGCGCGGGCCGCCCAGATGGGTGTCAAGGTGCTGTCCCTGGACGAGCTGCTGGAGGTCTCCGACTTCATCACCGTCCACCTGCCCAAGACCCCCGAGACCCTCGGCCTGATCGGCGAGGAGGCGCTGCGCAGGGCCAAGCCCGGCGTGCGCATCGTCAACGCGGCCCGCGGCGGCATCGTCGACGAGGTGGCGCTGTACGCGGCGCTGAAGGAGGGCCGGGTCGCGGGCGCGGGCCTGGACGTGTACACCAAGGAGCCGTGCACCGACTCCCCGCTGTTCGAGTTCGACCAGGTCGTGGCCACCCCGCACCTCGGCGCCTCCACCGACGAGGCCCAGGAGAAGGCGGGCATCGCGGTCGCCAGGTCGGTGCGTCTGGCGCTCGCCGGTGAGCTGGTGCCGGACGCGGTGAACGTCCAGGGCGGTGTCATCGCCGAGGACGTCAAGCCCGGCCTGCCGCTCGCCGAGCGCCTCGGCCGCATCTTCACCGCCCTCGCGGGCGAGGTGGCCGTACGCCTGGACGTCGAGGTCTACGGCGAGATCACCCAGCACGACGTGAAGGTGCTGGAGCTGTCCGCGCTCAAGGGTGTCTTCGAGGACGTCGTCGACGAGACGGTGTCGTACGTCAACGCGCCGCTGTTCGCGCAGGAGCGCGGTGTCGAGGTGCGCCTGACCACCAGCTCCGAGTCCGCCGACCACCGCAACGTGGTCACCGTGCGCGGCACGCTCGGTACCGGCGAGGAGATCGCGGTCTCCGGCACGCTGGCCGGTCCCAAGCACGTCCAGAAGATCGTCGCGGTCGGCGAGTACGACGTCGACCTCGCGCTCGCCGACCACATGGTCGTCCTGCGCTACGAGGACCGTCCCGGTGTCGTCGGCACCGTGGGCCGCATCCTCGGCGAGGCGGGCATCAACATCGCCGGCATGCAGGTCGCTCGCGCGGGCGTGGGCGGCGAGGCCCTGGCCGTCCTGACGGTCGACGACACGGTGGGCGCCACTGTGCTGGCCGAGCTCGGCGAGGAGATCGGAGCGACCTCCGCGCGCTCGGTCAACCTGGTCTGAGGTGCTGTTCCGCCGGACGGGCCGACTTTCTCAGGCCTGAACCGCAA comes from the Streptomyces sp. NBC_00820 genome and includes:
- the ilvC gene encoding ketol-acid reductoisomerase, whose amino-acid sequence is MAELFYDADADLSTIQGRKVAVIGYGSQGHAHALSLRDSGADVRVGLPEGSKSRAKAEEQGLRVVTPAEAAAEADVIMILTPDPVQAKVYEESIAPHLKDGDALFFGHGFNIRFGFIKPPAGVDICMVAPKGPGHLVRRQYEEGRGVPCIVAVEQDASGDAFALALSYAKAIGGTRAGVIKTTFTEETETDLFGEQAVLCGGAAALVKAGFETLTEAGYQPEIAYFECLHELKLIVDLMYEGGLEKMRWSISETAEWGDYITGPRIITDATKAEMKKVLTEIQDGTFAKNWMDEYHGGLKKYNEYKDQDSEHLLETTGKQLRKLMSWVNDEA
- the serA gene encoding phosphoglycerate dehydrogenase, which encodes MSSKPVVLIAEELSPATVDALGPDFEIRHCNGADRAELLPAIADVDAILVRSATKVDAEAIAAAKKLRVVARAGVGLDNVDVAAATKAGVMVVNAPTSNIVTAAELACGLILATARNIPQANSALKNGEWKRSKYTGVELAEKTLGVVGLGRIGALVAQRMSAFGMKVVAYDPYVQPARAAQMGVKVLSLDELLEVSDFITVHLPKTPETLGLIGEEALRRAKPGVRIVNAARGGIVDEVALYAALKEGRVAGAGLDVYTKEPCTDSPLFEFDQVVATPHLGASTDEAQEKAGIAVARSVRLALAGELVPDAVNVQGGVIAEDVKPGLPLAERLGRIFTALAGEVAVRLDVEVYGEITQHDVKVLELSALKGVFEDVVDETVSYVNAPLFAQERGVEVRLTTSSESADHRNVVTVRGTLGTGEEIAVSGTLAGPKHVQKIVAVGEYDVDLALADHMVVLRYEDRPGVVGTVGRILGEAGINIAGMQVARAGVGGEALAVLTVDDTVGATVLAELGEEIGATSARSVNLV
- the ilvN gene encoding acetolactate synthase small subunit produces the protein MSKHTLSVLVENTPGILARIAALFSRRGFNIDSLAVGVTEHPDISRITIVVGVEDLPLEQVTKQLNKLVNVLKIVELEPGQAVQRELVLVKVRADNETRSQIVEIVKLFRAKTVDVSPEAVTIEATGSGDKLSAMLKMLEPFGIKELVQSGTIAIGRGARSITDRSLRALDRSA